The proteins below come from a single Cannabis sativa cultivar Pink pepper isolate KNU-18-1 chromosome 3, ASM2916894v1, whole genome shotgun sequence genomic window:
- the LOC115709596 gene encoding probable LRR receptor-like serine/threonine-protein kinase At1g56140 yields the protein HDDLLLTSHASDNELTGKIPHFIGSWSNLTTLVMQGNSFQGPIPSTLANLTSLRQLLLSDISNTSFSLAFITNMKSLVTLELRNNDITGTIPSSIGKLTQLERLDLSFNKLNGPIPDSLFNIDSLIYLFLGNNSLNGTLPWKNSSSLLNIDLSYNNFAGSIPSWVNDQQNLQINLVGNNFTIDNSDNSFLLGLDCLQRNFPCNRDRPLYSDFAINCGGEQITSSDGGVYEKDDETLGSATHFVTRSKRWAVSNVGRVLWNDSDTFISTSSSQFISTLDSELFETARLSPSSLRYYGLGLQNGNYTVKLYFAETAFENYHTWKSLGKRIFDIYIQGNRVMQNFDIRKEAGGISFKAVQKEFKAVVSQNYLEIHLFWAGKGTCCIPANGNYGPSISAISATQDFTPTVSNNKKSRTSLIAGITVGVVILSFMSILVAFYLIQRRKKSQMNDDDDEFLGMDVKPLTFRYAELKTATNDFDSSNKLGEGGFGPVYKGTLEDGRVIAVKQLSLTSKQGKSQFVAEIATISAVQHRNLVKLYGCCIEGDKRLLVYEYLENKSLDQALYGNQSLNLNWSTRFDICLGIARGLAYLHEESRVRIVHRDVKSSNILLDSNFTPKISDFGLAKLYEDQKTHISTAGVAGTIGYLAPEYAMLGHLTEKTDVFAFGVVALEILTGRTNSDPDLGEEKAYLLEWAWNLHEEGREIELVDSKLSEFIEQEVRRIIQVAFLCTRTSPTARPSMSKVVTMLSSVDTDVDTEYHLQLVHQLTGNTTMSAA from the exons CATGATGATCTTTTATTGACCAGTCATGCATCGGATAATGAACTCACAGGCAAGATACCTCACTTCATAGGAAGTTGGTCAAATCTTACTACCTT GGTTATGCAAGGGAACTCTTTTCAAGGGCCTATACCATCAACCTTAGCAAATCTAACTTCTTTACGACAATT GCTGTTGAGTGATATTTCTAATACAAGTTTTTCTCTTGCATTTATCACCAATATGAAGTCTCTTGTAACTTT AGAACTGAGAAACAATGATATCACTGGCACAATTCCATCGAGTATTGGCAAACTCACACAATTGGAACGTCT GGATTTGAGCTTTAACAAGTTAAATGGACCGATTCCAGACTCTCTTTTCAACATTGATTCACttatttattt GTTTCTTGGAAACAATAGTCTAAATGGTACCTTGCCTTGGAAAAACAGTTCATCTCTTCTCAACAT AGATCtatcatacaataattttgCAGGAAGCATTCCTTCTTGGGTTAACGATCAACAGAATTTACAGAT TAACTTGGTTGGCAACAATTTTACTATAGATAATTCAGACAACAg ttttcttttagGTTTGGACTGCCTTCAAAGAAATTTTCCATGTAATCGAGATCGACCCCTCT ATTCTGACTTTGCAATCAACTGTGGTGGTGAACAAATTACATCTTCTGATGGTGGTGTGTATGAGAAAGATGATGAGACTCTTGGTTCAGCTACTCATTTTGTTACCCGCTCTAAAAGATGGGCAGTAAGCAATGTTGGACGCGTCCTTTGGAATGACAGTGATACCTTTATAAGTACTTCATCATCTCAATTCATAAGTACTTTAGACTCGGAATTATTCGAGACTGCAAGGCTTTCTCCTTCATCATTGAGATACTATGGTCTGGGGCTTCAGAATGGCAACTACACTGTCAAACTCTACTTTGCAGAAACTGCTTTTGAAAATTATCACACCTGGAAAAGTCTAGGCAAACGTATATTTGATATTTATATCCAA GGAAACCGTGTAATGCAAAACTTTGATATCAGAAAAGAGGCAGGTGGAATCTCTTTCAAGGCGGTCCAGAAGGAATTTAAGGCTGTGGTCTCACAGAACTACCTTGAAATCCATCTGTTTTGGGCTGGAAAAGGAACTTGTTGCATACCAGCAAATGGTAATTATGGACCTTCCATTTCAGCAATCAGTGCTACTCAAG ATTTCACACCTACTGTCAGTAACAATAAGAAGAGCAGAACTAGTCTGATTGCGGGGATCACTGTTGGGGTCGTCATTTTAAGCTTTATGTCAATTTTAGTGGCCTTCTATCTTATTCAGAGAAGAAAAAAGTCACAAATGAATGATGATGACGACG AGTTTTTAGGGATGGATGTTAAACCATTGACTTTCCGTTATGCTGAACTTAAGACCGCGACAAATGATTTTGATTCTTCAAATAAGTTGGGAGAAGGAGGATTTGGACCTGTTTACAAG GGAACACTTGAAGATGGAAGAGTTATTGCAGTGAAGCAATTGTCTTTGACTTCTAAGCAAGGAAAGAGCCAATTTGTGGCTGAAATCGCCACAATATCTGCTGTGCAACATCGTAACCTCGTCAAGTTATATGGCTGTTGTATTGAGGGAGATAAAAGGCTTCTTGTTTATGAGTATTTGGAAAATAAGAGCCTTGATCAAGCACTGTATG GTAACCAGAGCTTGAATTTGAATTGGTCAACGCGGTTTGACATTTGCTTAGGCATAGCAAGAGGTCTAGCTTACCTACATGAGGAATCACGAGTTCGAATTGTGCACAGGGATGTCAAATCCAGTAACATTCTTCTTGACTCTAATTTCACTCCCAAAATATCAGACTTTGGTTTGGCCAAATTGTATGAAGATCAAAAGACTCATATAAGTACAGCAGGAGTTGCAGGAACTAT TGGTTATCTTGCACCTGAATATGCCATGCTTGGTCACCTTACTGAGAAAACAGATGTCTTTGCTTTTGGAGTTGTGGCATTAGAAATTCTTACCGGCAGAACAAATTCTGACCCGGACTTAGGTGAAGAGAAGGCATATCTTCTTGAATGG GCTTGGAATCTACATGAAGAAGGCCGTGAAATCGAACTGGTGGATTCAAAACTATCAGAATTCATTGAGCAAGAAGTGAGAAGAATCATACAAGTAGCTTTTTTATGCACTCGAACATCACCTACAGCTCGTCCATCAATGTCGAAAGTGGTAACAATGCTTTCATCAGTAGATACTGATGTGGATACTGAATATCACCTACAGCTCGTCCATCAATTGACTGGAAATACAACGATGTCAGCAGCCTAA